A window of the Astyanax mexicanus isolate ESR-SI-001 chromosome 22, AstMex3_surface, whole genome shotgun sequence genome harbors these coding sequences:
- the arsk gene encoding arylsulfatase K isoform X3, with the protein MKIFLCLLLHSWVFSQLGLVFSYLNNSSSNQRPNIVMVMSDAFDGRLTFAPGNRVVQLPFINYIREMGAVFYNSYTNSPICCPSRAAMWSGQFVHLTEAWNNYKCLAPNASTWMDHLREAGYHTHSMGKLDYTSGGHSVSNRVEAWARDVPFLLRQEGRPVTDLVGDTSTVRVMSKDWNTTDRAVQWIRKSATALSQPFALYLGLNLPHPYRTEALGPTAGGSTFRTSPHWLKRVSVDQVSVPKWLPFSEMHPVDYYSTFTKNCSGIFSEQEIKDIRAFYYAMCAETDGMLGEVISILRDTGLLNNTVLLFTSDHGDLAMDHRQFYKMSMFEGSSHVPLLMMGPGVITGREISSPVSLVDLYPSVLDFAGVQIPPGLSGHSLVPLVSRAGQNSTHPGWVLSEYHGCNANASTYMLRMDKWKYITYSDGFSVPPQLFVYHVP; encoded by the exons ATGAAGATCTTTCTGTGTTTACTGCTTCATAGCTGGGTTTTTTCCCAGCTGGGACTGGTGTTCTCATATCTGAACAACTCGTCATCAAACCAAAGACCAAACATAGTGATGGTCATGAGTGATGCGTTT GATGGGAGATTAACCTTTGCTCCAGGGAACAGAGTCGTCCAGCTACCGTTTATTAACTACATCAGAGAGATGGGAGCTGTCTTCTACAACTCCTACACTAACTCTCCTATATGCTGTCCTTCAAGGGCAG CCATGTGGAGCGGTCAGTTTGTCCATTTAACTGAGGCTTGGAACAATTATAAATGTCTCGCTCCCAATGCCTCCACATGGATGGACCATCTACGAGAAGCTGGGTACCACACCCACAGCATGGGGAAGTTAGACTACACATCCGGAGGCCATTCTGTCAG CAATCGTGTGGAGGCATGGGCGAGAGATGTGCCATTTCTTCTAAGACAGGAAGGTCGTCCAGTAACTGACTTAGTAGGAGACACCTCCACAGTGAGGGTCATGTCCAAAGACTGGAACACCACAGACAGGGCTGTGCAGTGGATCAGGAAGAGTGCTACAGCTCTCTCACAGCCGTTTGCTCTGTACCTGGGGCTGAACCTACCCCACCCATACCGCACAGAGGCCCTGGGCCCCACCGCTGGAGGCTCCACCTTCCGCACCTCCCCCCACTGGCTCAAAAGG GTCTCTGTTGATCAGGTCTCCGTACCGAAGTGGTTGCCATTTTCAGAAATGCATCCTGTTGATTATTACTCCACCTTCACCAAAAACTGCAGTGGCATCTTCTCAGAGCAAGAGATCAAAGATATTCGAGCCTTTTATTATGCTATGTGTGCTGAAACAGATGGCATGCTGG GTGAGGTGATATCTATTCTCAGAGATACAGGCCTGCTAAACAACACTGTCCTGCTGTTCACATCTGATCACGGGGATCTGGCCATGGACCACAGGCAGTTCTATAAGATGTCTATGTTTGAGGGCAGCTCCCATGTACCCTTACTGATGATGGGGCCAGGGGTTATAACAGGTCGTGAGATCAGCTCACCAGTCTCACTTGTAGATTTGTATCCTTCAGTTCTTG ATTTTGCAGGTGTTCAAATACCACCCGGCTTGAGTGGCCATTCTCTGGTGCCTCTGGTCTCACGGGCTGGTCAGAATTCTACACACCCTGGCTGGGTACTCAGTGAATACCACGGTTGCAATGCTAACGCCTCCACGTACATGCTGAGGATGGACAAGTGGAAGTACATCACCTATTCAGATGGTTTTAGTGTCCCTCCTCAACTCTTTG tatatcATGTTCCATGA
- the arsk gene encoding arylsulfatase K isoform X2 — MWSGQFVHLTEAWNNYKCLAPNASTWMDHLREAGYHTHSMGKLDYTSGGHSVSNRVEAWARDVPFLLRQEGRPVTDLVGDTSTVRVMSKDWNTTDRAVQWIRKSATALSQPFALYLGLNLPHPYRTEALGPTAGGSTFRTSPHWLKRVSVDQVSVPKWLPFSEMHPVDYYSTFTKNCSGIFSEQEIKDIRAFYYAMCAETDGMLGEVISILRDTGLLNNTVLLFTSDHGDLAMDHRQFYKMSMFEGSSHVPLLMMGPGVITGREISSPVSLVDLYPSVLDFAGVQIPPGLSGHSLVPLVSRAGQNSTHPGWVLSEYHGCNANASTYMLRMDKWKYITYSDGFSVPPQLFDLSKDHAELHNVASHYPSVCQQLDKLLRSIVDYSGVSKAVQLYNKQQFLEWKQSLGNNYTQVIANLRWHIDWQRNAQYNEKAIEDWLAGLKLSSASKKERVRACG, encoded by the exons ATGTGGAGCGGTCAGTTTGTCCATTTAACTGAGGCTTGGAACAATTATAAATGTCTCGCTCCCAATGCCTCCACATGGATGGACCATCTACGAGAAGCTGGGTACCACACCCACAGCATGGGGAAGTTAGACTACACATCCGGAGGCCATTCTGTCAG CAATCGTGTGGAGGCATGGGCGAGAGATGTGCCATTTCTTCTAAGACAGGAAGGTCGTCCAGTAACTGACTTAGTAGGAGACACCTCCACAGTGAGGGTCATGTCCAAAGACTGGAACACCACAGACAGGGCTGTGCAGTGGATCAGGAAGAGTGCTACAGCTCTCTCACAGCCGTTTGCTCTGTACCTGGGGCTGAACCTACCCCACCCATACCGCACAGAGGCCCTGGGCCCCACCGCTGGAGGCTCCACCTTCCGCACCTCCCCCCACTGGCTCAAAAGG GTCTCTGTTGATCAGGTCTCCGTACCGAAGTGGTTGCCATTTTCAGAAATGCATCCTGTTGATTATTACTCCACCTTCACCAAAAACTGCAGTGGCATCTTCTCAGAGCAAGAGATCAAAGATATTCGAGCCTTTTATTATGCTATGTGTGCTGAAACAGATGGCATGCTGG GTGAGGTGATATCTATTCTCAGAGATACAGGCCTGCTAAACAACACTGTCCTGCTGTTCACATCTGATCACGGGGATCTGGCCATGGACCACAGGCAGTTCTATAAGATGTCTATGTTTGAGGGCAGCTCCCATGTACCCTTACTGATGATGGGGCCAGGGGTTATAACAGGTCGTGAGATCAGCTCACCAGTCTCACTTGTAGATTTGTATCCTTCAGTTCTTG ATTTTGCAGGTGTTCAAATACCACCCGGCTTGAGTGGCCATTCTCTGGTGCCTCTGGTCTCACGGGCTGGTCAGAATTCTACACACCCTGGCTGGGTACTCAGTGAATACCACGGTTGCAATGCTAACGCCTCCACGTACATGCTGAGGATGGACAAGTGGAAGTACATCACCTATTCAGATGGTTTTAGTGTCCCTCCTCAACTCTTTG ACCTATCCAAGGATCACGCTGAGCTGCACAATGTGGCCTCCCATTACCCCAGTGTGTGTCAGCAGCTGGATAAGCTCCTGCGCTCTATAGTGGACTACAGCGGTGTCTCCAAGGCCGTCCAGCTCTACAATAAGCAGCAGTTTCTGGAATGGAAGCAGAGCCTTGGGAACAATTACACACAGGTCATCGCCAACCTGCGCTGGCACATTGACTGGCAGAGGAATGCACAGTATAATGAAAAGGCTATTGAGGACTGGCTTGCAGGGTTGAAATTATCCAGTGCTTCAAAAAAGGAAAGAGTGAGAGCTTGCGGGTAG
- the arsk gene encoding arylsulfatase K isoform X1, whose protein sequence is MKIFLCLLLHSWVFSQLGLVFSYLNNSSSNQRPNIVMVMSDAFDGRLTFAPGNRVVQLPFINYIREMGAVFYNSYTNSPICCPSRAAMWSGQFVHLTEAWNNYKCLAPNASTWMDHLREAGYHTHSMGKLDYTSGGHSVSNRVEAWARDVPFLLRQEGRPVTDLVGDTSTVRVMSKDWNTTDRAVQWIRKSATALSQPFALYLGLNLPHPYRTEALGPTAGGSTFRTSPHWLKRVSVDQVSVPKWLPFSEMHPVDYYSTFTKNCSGIFSEQEIKDIRAFYYAMCAETDGMLGEVISILRDTGLLNNTVLLFTSDHGDLAMDHRQFYKMSMFEGSSHVPLLMMGPGVITGREISSPVSLVDLYPSVLDFAGVQIPPGLSGHSLVPLVSRAGQNSTHPGWVLSEYHGCNANASTYMLRMDKWKYITYSDGFSVPPQLFDLSKDHAELHNVASHYPSVCQQLDKLLRSIVDYSGVSKAVQLYNKQQFLEWKQSLGNNYTQVIANLRWHIDWQRNAQYNEKAIEDWLAGLKLSSASKKERVRACG, encoded by the exons ATGAAGATCTTTCTGTGTTTACTGCTTCATAGCTGGGTTTTTTCCCAGCTGGGACTGGTGTTCTCATATCTGAACAACTCGTCATCAAACCAAAGACCAAACATAGTGATGGTCATGAGTGATGCGTTT GATGGGAGATTAACCTTTGCTCCAGGGAACAGAGTCGTCCAGCTACCGTTTATTAACTACATCAGAGAGATGGGAGCTGTCTTCTACAACTCCTACACTAACTCTCCTATATGCTGTCCTTCAAGGGCAG CCATGTGGAGCGGTCAGTTTGTCCATTTAACTGAGGCTTGGAACAATTATAAATGTCTCGCTCCCAATGCCTCCACATGGATGGACCATCTACGAGAAGCTGGGTACCACACCCACAGCATGGGGAAGTTAGACTACACATCCGGAGGCCATTCTGTCAG CAATCGTGTGGAGGCATGGGCGAGAGATGTGCCATTTCTTCTAAGACAGGAAGGTCGTCCAGTAACTGACTTAGTAGGAGACACCTCCACAGTGAGGGTCATGTCCAAAGACTGGAACACCACAGACAGGGCTGTGCAGTGGATCAGGAAGAGTGCTACAGCTCTCTCACAGCCGTTTGCTCTGTACCTGGGGCTGAACCTACCCCACCCATACCGCACAGAGGCCCTGGGCCCCACCGCTGGAGGCTCCACCTTCCGCACCTCCCCCCACTGGCTCAAAAGG GTCTCTGTTGATCAGGTCTCCGTACCGAAGTGGTTGCCATTTTCAGAAATGCATCCTGTTGATTATTACTCCACCTTCACCAAAAACTGCAGTGGCATCTTCTCAGAGCAAGAGATCAAAGATATTCGAGCCTTTTATTATGCTATGTGTGCTGAAACAGATGGCATGCTGG GTGAGGTGATATCTATTCTCAGAGATACAGGCCTGCTAAACAACACTGTCCTGCTGTTCACATCTGATCACGGGGATCTGGCCATGGACCACAGGCAGTTCTATAAGATGTCTATGTTTGAGGGCAGCTCCCATGTACCCTTACTGATGATGGGGCCAGGGGTTATAACAGGTCGTGAGATCAGCTCACCAGTCTCACTTGTAGATTTGTATCCTTCAGTTCTTG ATTTTGCAGGTGTTCAAATACCACCCGGCTTGAGTGGCCATTCTCTGGTGCCTCTGGTCTCACGGGCTGGTCAGAATTCTACACACCCTGGCTGGGTACTCAGTGAATACCACGGTTGCAATGCTAACGCCTCCACGTACATGCTGAGGATGGACAAGTGGAAGTACATCACCTATTCAGATGGTTTTAGTGTCCCTCCTCAACTCTTTG ACCTATCCAAGGATCACGCTGAGCTGCACAATGTGGCCTCCCATTACCCCAGTGTGTGTCAGCAGCTGGATAAGCTCCTGCGCTCTATAGTGGACTACAGCGGTGTCTCCAAGGCCGTCCAGCTCTACAATAAGCAGCAGTTTCTGGAATGGAAGCAGAGCCTTGGGAACAATTACACACAGGTCATCGCCAACCTGCGCTGGCACATTGACTGGCAGAGGAATGCACAGTATAATGAAAAGGCTATTGAGGACTGGCTTGCAGGGTTGAAATTATCCAGTGCTTCAAAAAAGGAAAGAGTGAGAGCTTGCGGGTAG